One region of Daphnia pulicaria isolate SC F1-1A chromosome 7, SC_F0-13Bv2, whole genome shotgun sequence genomic DNA includes:
- the LOC124350676 gene encoding uncharacterized protein LOC124350676: MKAYSDRQMESVLPEAMVEPNFTREEVKFSCMQAEKLEGVNAVWQYLDSYRINLIEKSAKFESEKKLFESHRKKALEQIHLDLQSQFQCKIEDFIRKLNEATHLLTARKQKIDKQSKYITELEDKLKSSQYNVTLPVTVQEKALNNQTLFELERENSSLKSAIEFSKKDFEERRFLDNRITELETNVNQLTEERDQLQEMVQQLSKEKQESVIDDIFKCKTCDAIVSAEQLDQEETTQLVNLSSESSGCHSEVVSIRYDVEDVAVLSELHPLSAEESRNIWLIFHTSTSQHFVASSIYLKLINSSWRSEHTQSLQALTELLEACDTNIQYLQSIQSCLKTSDSSTNDNVVTSVKQLLQKWVQLNVKVYLFQRNVEQQGPICPEQSATFPNS; the protein is encoded by the exons ATGAAGGCCTATTCAGATCGTCAGATGGAGTCTGTACTTCCTGAAGCAATGGTGGAACCAAATTTCACTCGAGAGGAAGTCAAATTCTCTTGTATGCAA gCGGAAAAGTTGGAGGGCGTCAATGCCGTTTGGCAATATTTGGACTCCTACCGCATTAATTTAATTGAGAAATCTGCCAAATTTGAGTCTGAGAAGAAATTGTTCGAGTCTCATCGCAAAAAAGCTTTAGAGCAGATTCACCTCGATTTACAGTCACAGTTTCAATGCAAAATCGAAGATTTTATCAGAAAGCTGAACGAAGCTACACATCTGTTGACAgcgaggaaacaaaaaatcgatAAACAGTCGAAATACATCACCGAATTGGAAGATAAACTTAAAAGTTCCCAGTACAATGTTACACTCCCAGTTACTGTACAAGAAAAAGCTTTAAACAATCAAACTTTATTCGAACTCGAACGTGAAAATTCTTCGTTAAAATCTGCCattgaattttcaaagaaGGACTTCGAGGAGCGACGTTTTTTGGATAACCGCATCACTGAACTTGAAACTAATGTCAATCAACTGACTGAAGAACGAGATCAGTTACAAGAAATGGTTCAACAGTTgtctaaagaaaaacaagaatcaGTAATAGATGACATATTCAAATGCAAGACTTGTGATGCCATTGTGTCTGCTGAGCAACTGGATCAggaagaaacaacacaacTTGTAAACCTTTCATCAGAGTCATCCGGTTGTCATTCTGAGGTGGTATCTATTAGATATGATGTGGAAGATGTGGCAGTACTGAGTGAATTGCACCCGTTGAGTGCAGAAGAAAGCAGGAACATATGGCTAATTTTTCATACTTCTACCTCTCAACACTTCGTTGCGTCCAGTATCTACCTTAAATTGATTAACTCTTCATGGAGATCAGAACACACTCAATCTTTACAGGCACTG ACTGAGCTGCTGGAAGCGTGCGACACTAATATTCAGTACCTCCAATCTATTCAATCCTGCTTGAAAACTTCGGACAGCAGCACTAATGATAATGTTGTGACATCTGTCAAAC AATTGTTACAGAAATGGGTCCAGCTGAATGTAAAAGTCTACCTTTTTCAACGCAACGTCGAGCAACAAGGTCCAATCTGCCCGGAACAATCTGCCACTTTTCCAAA cAGCTGA
- the LOC124350571 gene encoding synaptic vesicle membrane protein VAT-1 homolog-like, producing the protein MFSEKHNEPATHKTVSEMVSEHPTTIQTSSPTAAERQRKKSINEADEIEKEVRELRRRDEEEIRRKHLGALKRIEQHLNQNGGDLSYLLNQQRVPTEVRSVQLTGFGLGKNINIAKVHIPLPLKHEVLIRAHSCGVNFDDVMTRNGMLDNWVRSLKAPFIMGSEVAGEVIGLGKNVTELNLGDRVMCLPERKAWSEYAVCRVEHCFKIPEEMSYNDAVALTVDGIVAYSLLFQMGSLYPGKAVLLHSTPGGLGSMVTQMVRTVPETILFKIAMENEGQIKFTNQNVHYIDHDSDYVTEIRHSSPHGVDLVLDCQYEDNFLRDLNLLRPMGKYVLFGTQAAVHRGFFDSARTWWGKDKISPLKLYEENKSVCGFNLRNLLYFQKDRDYVREVFCRVCKMWQEGSIRPDFDVLLFDDLNEALQRMQEHGQIGKIILNPTESRETTEIPDYYAIAEKNVKKRIWDQKPFLNKLGLPEPGELVRDKSLVEEERERAQQKEQEEMQRKYEQQQQNQQYIQRLTQPQEKFYEARGAVPERTQTPSTYEVRTGNLSGEPPIVYDPSSGRTVYNVTTAETCPYLAQAAQQPISTTVKNVPSFQTVIKEPLTSTRASTVTAETGREVGREAILTKERVELSVPMTNKEVINLKEQLPGAVLEDKYTGDKYTRGLLEKRTNE; encoded by the exons ATGTTTTCCGAAAAGCACAACGAGCCTGCTACTCACAAAACTGTCAGCGAGATGGTGAGTGAGCATCCGACAACTATTCAAACCTCTTCGCCAACCGCAGCAGAACGTCAGCGGAAAAAGTCGATCAACGAAGCCGATGAGATCGAAA AGGAGGTGAGGGAGCTTCGTCGACGTGACGAGGAAGAGATTCGTCGCAAGCATCTGGGAGCCTTGAAAAGAATCGAACAACATCTCAATCAGAATGGTGGAGACTTGTCTTACCTGTTGAATCAGCAAAGGGTTCCCACCGAAGTGAGATCCGTTCAACTGACTGGATTCGGACTGGGAAAGAACATCAATATCGCCAAAGTTCACATTCCACTACCGTTGAAACACGAAGTTCTCATTCGCGCCCATTCTTg TGGAGTTAATTTTGATGATGTCATGACTCGTAATGGAATGCTGGACAACTGGGTTCGTTCATTGAAGGCACCTTTCATCATGGGAAGTGAAGTGGCAGGTGAAGTTATCGGACTTGGAAAAAATGTCACTGAACTGAAT tTGGGTGATCGAGTCATGTGTCTACCAGAACGCAAAGCTTGGAGTGAATATGCCGTGTGTCGCGTCGAGCATTGCTTCAAAATTCCCGAAGAGATGAGCTACAATGACGCAGTGGCTTTGACTGTCGACGGGATCGTGGCCTACTCTTTGCTCTTCCAAATGGGATCTCTCTACCCTGGCAAAGCTGTTCTCTTGCACTCCACTCCGGGCGGAttg GGCTCTATGGTGACCCAAATGGTTCGTACCGTGCCAGAAACCATCCTCTTCAAAATCGCGATGGAAAATGAGGGGCAGATAAAATTCACGAATCAAAATGTCCACTACATCGATCACGATTCCGACTACGTCACGGAGATCCGGCACAGTTCTCCCCACGGCGTCGATCTGGTTCTCGATTGTCAATACGAGGACAATTTCCTTCGTGATTTAAATCTTCTGAGACCCATGGGGAAATACGTCCTGTTCGGGACTCAGGCGGCCGTTCATCGCGGATTCTTCGATAGCGCCAGAACC TGGTGGGGCAAAGATAAAATTTCACCACTGAAACTCTACGAGGAGAACAAGAGCGTCTGCGGATTCAACTTACGTAACTTGCTCTACTTCCAAAAGGATCGCGATTACGTCCGTGAAGTATTCTGCAGGGTTTGCAAAATGTGGCAAGAAGGTTCCATCAGACCTGATTTCGACGTTCTTCTGTTCGATGAT CTGAATGAAGCGTTGCAGCGGATGCAGGAGCACGGACAAATCGgcaaaatcattttgaatcCGACCGAGTCCAGAGAAACGACGGAAATTCCCGACTATTACGCCATCGCCGAGAAGAACGTGAAGAAGAGAATCTGGGACCAGAAGCCGTTCCTGAACAAATTGGGATTACCTGAGCCAGGTGAATTGGTCAGGGACAAGTCGCTGGtggaagaggagagagagcgtGCCCAGCAGAAGGAACAAGAGGAAATGCAAAGGAAatacgagcagcagcagcaaaatcaGCAGTATATTCAACGTTTGACTCAACCCCAAGAGAAATTTTACGAAGCAAGAGGAG CGGTTCCTGAAAGGACTCAGACTCCGTCGACTTATGAAGTCCGCACTGGGAACTTGTCCGGCGAGCCTCCAATTG tTTATGATCCTTCTTCCGGACGAACTGTGTACAATGTAACTACTGCAGAAACTTGTCCGTATTTGGCTCAAGCCGCTCAACAACCAATTTCTACTACGGTGAAAAATG TGCCCAGCTTCCAGACTGTAATCAAGGAACCGCTGACATCAACTCGTGCTTCCACCGTGACAGCCGAGACCGGAAGAGAAGTCGGAAGAGAAGCCATCTTGACCAAGGAGAGAG ttgagCTGTCAGTCCCAATGACCAATAAAGAGGTCATAAATCTGAAAGAACAACTTCCTGGAGCCGTGCTGGAAGATAAATATACAGGAGATAAATATACTCGTGGCCTTCTGGAAAAAC gtACTAACGAATGA
- the LOC124350805 gene encoding uncharacterized protein LOC124350805 isoform X2, producing the protein MQFSISKMSIVSLLFFIGLQVNQSIAVPVFRDAASMAFAIQHQPELFRLQAAQPTGLRAESTLLVPSVNSNFLLNLQYLSGLLNSLSSLLGQSPAHLHPLLTHLHPHPLPDHQITRPRHPLQEQRIVAARCDRFPRSSSRPARLGKLYPYITTPTVSLSLVLTNYR; encoded by the exons ATGCAGTTTTCTATTTCTAAAATGTCGATTGTCTCTCTATTGTTCTTCATCGGCTTGCAGGTTAATCAGAGTATTGCAGTTCCAGTATTTAGAGATGCAGCTTCGATGGCCTTCGCCATCCAACACCAACCGGAATTATTCCGGCTTCAAGCTGCACAACCTACAGGTTTAAG AGCTGAATCTACTCTGCTAGTTCCTTCAGTCaattccaattttcttttaaatttgcaaTATCTTTCGGGGCTTTTAAATTCTCTGAGCTCCCTCTTGGGCCAATCGCCag CGCACCTACACCCGCTACTGACGCACCTACACCCCCACCCGCTTCCGGACCATCAAATAACGCGCCCCCGCCACCCCCTTCAAGAGCA GAGGATTGTTGCAGCAAGGTGCGATCGATTTCCGCGGTCTTCAAGTCGCCCAGCTAGGCTAGGAAAGTTATATCCTTATATAACAACTCCGACTGTTTCCCTATCGTTGGTTTTAACAAACTATCGATaa
- the LOC124350805 gene encoding splicing factor 3B subunit 4-like isoform X1 gives MQFSISKMSIVSLLFFIGLQVNQSIAVPVFRDAASMAFAIQHQPELFRLQAAQPTGLRAESTLLVPSVNSNFLLNLQYLSGLLNSLSSLLGQSPAPTATDAPTPATNAPTPATDAPTPPPASGPSNNAPPPPPSRAVGANLGQGRVIPSQADQKTLFYMPGLGGLLQQGAIDFRGLQVAQLG, from the exons ATGCAGTTTTCTATTTCTAAAATGTCGATTGTCTCTCTATTGTTCTTCATCGGCTTGCAGGTTAATCAGAGTATTGCAGTTCCAGTATTTAGAGATGCAGCTTCGATGGCCTTCGCCATCCAACACCAACCGGAATTATTCCGGCTTCAAGCTGCACAACCTACAGGTTTAAG AGCTGAATCTACTCTGCTAGTTCCTTCAGTCaattccaattttcttttaaatttgcaaTATCTTTCGGGGCTTTTAAATTCTCTGAGCTCCCTCTTGGGCCAATCGCCag CGCCAACCGCTACTGACGCACCTACACCCGCTACTAACGCACCTACACCCGCTACTGACGCACCTACACCCCCACCCGCTTCCGGACCATCAAATAACGCGCCCCCGCCACCCCCTTCAAGAGCAGTAGGTGCAAATCTAGGACAAGGAAGAGTTATTCCCTCACAGGCTGATCAAAAAACACTATTTTATATGCCCGGCCTAGGAGGATTGTTGCAGCAAGGTGCGATCGATTTCCGCGGTCTTCAAGTCGCCCAGCTAGGCTAG
- the LOC124350805 gene encoding uncharacterized protein LOC124350805 isoform X3, which produces MQFSISKMSIVSLLFFIGLQVNQSIAVPVFRDAASMAFAIQHQPELFRLQAAQPTGLRAESTLLVPSVNSNFLLNLQYLSGLLNSLSSLLGQSPAPTATDAPTPATNAPTPATDAPTPPPASGPSNNAPPPPPSRAEDCCSKVRSISAVFKSPS; this is translated from the exons ATGCAGTTTTCTATTTCTAAAATGTCGATTGTCTCTCTATTGTTCTTCATCGGCTTGCAGGTTAATCAGAGTATTGCAGTTCCAGTATTTAGAGATGCAGCTTCGATGGCCTTCGCCATCCAACACCAACCGGAATTATTCCGGCTTCAAGCTGCACAACCTACAGGTTTAAG AGCTGAATCTACTCTGCTAGTTCCTTCAGTCaattccaattttcttttaaatttgcaaTATCTTTCGGGGCTTTTAAATTCTCTGAGCTCCCTCTTGGGCCAATCGCCag CGCCAACCGCTACTGACGCACCTACACCCGCTACTAACGCACCTACACCCGCTACTGACGCACCTACACCCCCACCCGCTTCCGGACCATCAAATAACGCGCCCCCGCCACCCCCTTCAAGAGCA GAGGATTGTTGCAGCAAGGTGCGATCGATTTCCGCGGTCTTCAAGTCGCCCAGCTAG
- the LOC124350725 gene encoding extensin-like, producing the protein MTISQSFLVVCLLLATSLAELNREKRSPDGHGHHGHHGHHDHSHDHGHHSAAPIHTPDAGAAHGGPVAVPTYDAQPAQHHDHHHQSAPTYDAQPVAPSYEVGPSFQAPQQYEAQETSHHGAPEYNPPAPEYSPPAPQYSPPAPSYSPPAQQAYPTQQAASSYSPPSPQYNAPAPSYSPPAQSYEAPQQYYEEPQQSYGAPKGKKPKSSYGAPKAPKAPKAKKPKGNYGVPKAAKKPKSSYGAPQQQSYAAPAPSYQQAPAPSYQAQTPSYQAPAYSAPAPSYTPQSAPQSAYPPQYGR; encoded by the exons TTCCTCGTAGTTTGCCTTCTCCTGGCCACTTCCCTCGCCGAACTCAACCGCGAAAAACGATCAC CGGATGGACACGGACATCATGGACATCACGGACACCATGACCACAGCCACGATCACGGACACCACAGTGCTGCTCCTATTCACACTCCCGATGCCGGCGCAGCTCATGGTGGCCCAGTAGCAGTTCCAACTTATGATGCTCAACCGGCTCAGCACcatgatcatcatcatcaatcgGCCCCAACTTACGATGCCCAGCCTGTTGCTCCTTCCTATGAAGTTGGACCATCTTTCCAAGCTCCTCAACAGTATGAGGCCCAAGAAACGTCTCACCACGGCGCTCCTGAATACAATCCTCCTGCTCCTGAATACAGCCCACCTGCTCCTCAATACAGCCCACCTGCTCCTTCCTACTCACCACCTGCTCAACAGGCGTACCCGACCCAACAAGCAGCATCTTCTTACAGTCCTCCTTCACCTCAATACAATGCTCCAGCTCCTTCCTACTCCCCACCAGCTCAGTCCTATGAAGCCCCCCAACAGTATTACGAAGAGCCTCAACAGTCATACGGAGCCCCAAAAGGCAAGAAGCCCAAGTCCAGTTACGGTGCCCCCAAAGCTCCTAAAGCCCCCAAAGCCAAGAAACCAAAGGGCAACTATGGCGTACCAAAGGCCGCTAAGAAGCCCAAGTCCAGCTATGGAGCTCCTCAACAACAATCTTATGCTGCCCCAGCTCCTTCCTACCAGCAAGCTCCAGCTCCTTCCTACCAAGCCCAAACTCCATCTTACCAGGCCCCAGCTTATTCAGCTCCAGCTCCATCCTACACTCCCCAGTCTGCTCCCCAATCGGCCTATCCTCCACAATATGGtcgttaa